A stretch of Oxyura jamaicensis isolate SHBP4307 breed ruddy duck chromosome 27, BPBGC_Ojam_1.0, whole genome shotgun sequence DNA encodes these proteins:
- the VAT1 gene encoding synaptic vesicle membrane protein VAT-1 homolog yields MSTEPAPASAAPPEQASEPPVATPTATTTTTTSGGGEPPEHRALVLTGFGGYEKVKVQTRRGGGPRPGEVSVRVRACGLNFADLLARQGLYDRLPPPPVCPGMECAGTVCAVGDGVSDRQVGDKVMVLARSGLWQEVVNVPAGQTFPMPEGMSFEEAAALLVNYITAYMILFDFGNLRPNQSVLIHMAAGGVGTAAIQLCKTVENVTIFGTASASKHDSLKESGVAHPIDYRTMDYAEEVRKISPKGVDIVLDPLGGSDTSKAFHLLKPMGKLITYGVANLLTGQKKNLMAMAKTWWNQFSINALQLLHQNKAVCGYHLGYMDEEYELIGGVVAKLISLYNQGKIKPKIDSVWPFDQVADAMRQMQEKKNVGKVILVPEAPKEESKKEEN; encoded by the exons ATGTCCACCGAGCCGGCCCCGGcctccgcagcccccccggAGCAAGCCTCCGAGCCTCCGGTGGCGACACCGACGGCGACAACGACGACGACGACGAGCGGTGGCGGGGAGCCCCCGGAGCACCGGGCGCTGGTGCTGACGGGTTTCGGTGGCTACGAGAAGGTGAAGGTGCAGACACGGCGGGGCGGCGGCCCCCGGCCCGGGGAGGTGTCGGTGCGTGTCCGTGCCTGCGGCCTCAATTTCGCCGACCTGCTGGCCCGCCAGGGGCTCTACGACcgcctgccgccgccgcccgtcTGCCCCGGGATGGAGTGCGCCGGTACCGTCTGCGCCGTGGGGGATGGAGTCAGCGACCGCCAG GTTGGTGATAAGGTGATGGTCCTGGCCAGGTCTGGGCTCTGGCAAGAAGTCGTGAACGTGCCGGCCGGGCAGACGTTCCCGATGCCCGAGGGAATGAGCTTCGAGGAGGCGGCTGCTCTCCTTGTCAACTACATCACTGCCTACATGATCCTGTTCGACTTTGGGAACCTGAGACCCAACCAGAGTGTCCTCATCCACATGGCTGCAG GTGGCGTGGGAACTGCTGCCATCCAGCTGTGCAAGACAGTAGAAAACGTCACCATTTTCGGCACAGCATCCGCTTCCAAGCACGACTCGCTCAAGGAGAGCGGGGTCGCCCACCCCATTGACTACAGGACGATGGATTATGCAGAGGAGGTCCGGAAAATCTCTCCCAAAG GTGTGGACATTGTCCTGGACCCCCTGGGCGGATCGGACACATCCAAAGCATTTCACCTGTTGAAGCCAATGGGCAAACTCATCACTTACG GGGTTGCAAACCTGCTCACTGGGCAGAAGAAGAACCTCATGGCCATGGCCAAAACCTGGTGGAACCAATTCAGCATCAACGCCCTGCAGCTCCTACACCAAAACAAGGCTGTGTGCGGCTACCACCTCGGCTACATGGATGAGGAATACGAGCTCATCGGAGGAGTTGTAGCCAAGCTGATTAGCCTGTACAATCAAGGCAAGATCAAGCCCAAAATAGACTCTGTATGGCCCTTTGATCAG GTGGCAGATGCCATGAGGCAGATGCAAGAGAAGAAGAATGTTGGAAAGGTCATCCTGGTTCCCGAAGCACCCAAGGAAGAATCCAAAAAAGAGGAGAACtaa